One window of the Panulirus ornatus isolate Po-2019 chromosome 12, ASM3632096v1, whole genome shotgun sequence genome contains the following:
- the LOC139752145 gene encoding Y+L amino acid transporter 2-like isoform X2, whose translation MDKSTNSDDSSPPSRHLRPSSSSTSSFAAPTDGEDQGAQSVLDVADAENDRPAPAGNASSDVINQTSESQGNTSPETAGNDNPPVPPTRKKQNLSQRNKQGEEDETPKTECETQKEEKSDFESEKAADDKGSESGVRLKRELGLVDCIGVIVGIIIGSGIFVSPRAVLQYTGSVGMSLLVWVATGLMSMVGGLCYAELGLLTWINTKKVKWATTVQDVLAFTKVLALIMIIVVGLNHLVRGRSKNFDDPMAGTNWDPSLLATAFYHSIYAYDGWDNLNVVREELKDPCRNLPRAIAISITIVIVIYTLTNIAYFAVLSPDQMLASTAVAVTFGNLTLGFMAWIIPIFVACSTGGGLNGSIFTSSRLLFVSSRQGQLPSVLSLVHIENYTPVTALTFTATISMIMFVTSDVRLLINYISFAGNLVGLGCFGAFIWFRIKQPERHRPIKVWIGLPIIYCLISLFLTVFPVIHRPVEMLAALVIFATGLPVYYFAIHRHDKSQSLVNAIDKVTYVCQMLFLASPEKTD comes from the exons ATggacaaatctacaaactctgaCGATTCCTCCCCACCTTCGAGGCATCTaaggccttcctcctcctccacctcttccttcgCAGCCCCTACAGATGGCGAAGACCAAGGGGCTCAGTCAGTACTGGACGTTGCCGATGCAGAAAACGATCGTCCCGCTCCAGCAGGAAATGCCAGTTCTGATGTCATCAACCAAACTTCAGAAAGCCAAGGAAACACCTCTCCTGAAACAGCAGGCAACGATAATCCGCCAGTGCCACCTACAAGAAAGAAGCAAAATCTTTCTCAACGTAACAAACAGGGAGAAGAAGATGAGACACCGAAGACAGAATGTGAGACtcaaaaggaagagaaaagtgaCTTTGAATCTGAAAAGGCGGCGGACGACAAAGGGAGCGAGTCCGGAGTGAGGCTGAAGAGGGAGCTTGGGCTGGTGGACTGTATAGGGGTCATCGTAGGCATTATCATCGGCTCTGGCATCTTCGTGTCACCCAGGGCCGTCCTGCAGTACACGGGCAGTGTGGGGATGTCCCTTTTGGTGTGGGTGGCCACAGGGTTGATGTCAATGGTGGGTGGTCTCTGCTACGCCGAGTTAG GGCTCCTGACGTGGATCAACACGAAGAAGGTGAAGTGGGCCACGACGGTACAGGACGTGCTTGCCTTCACGAAGGTGCTGGCCCTCATCATGATCATTGTCGTAGGTTTGAACCATCTGGTACGGGGGCGCTCCAAGAACTTCGATGACCCAATGGCTGGCACCAACTGGGACCCAAGCCTCCTAGCCACAGCCTTCTACCACAGTATATACGCCTATgatggatg GGACAACTTGAACGTAGTCAGGGAAGAGCTGAAAGACCCTTGCAG GAACTTGCCGCGAGCCATTGCTatctccatcaccatcgtcatagTGATCTACACACTAACCAATATTGCTTACTTCGCCGTGCTCAGCCCGGACCAAATGCTTGCCTCTACTGCCGTTGCTGTG ACATTCGGCAACCTGACTCTGGGATTCATGGCGTGGATTATCCCGATCTTCGTGGCTTGTTCGACGGGCGGGGGTCTCAACGGATCCATATTCACGAGTTCGAGGCTGCTTTTCGTCAGTTCGCGGCAAGGCCAGCTGCCCAGTGTGCTCTCCCTCGTCCACATTGAAAACTACACTCCCGTCACTGCTCTCACTTTTACA GCCACCATCTCCATGATAATGTTCGTAACCTCAGACGTGCGACTGCTCATCAACTATATCTCCTTCGCCGGAAACCTCGTTGGGCTTGGGTGCTTCGGTGCCTTCATCTGGTTCCGCATCAAGCAGCCGGAGCGCCACAGGCCCATCAAG GTGTGGATAGGACTCCCGATAATCTATTGTCTCATCTCGCTGTTCCTGACGGTGTTTCCTGTTATACACCGGCCGGTGGAGATGTTGGCAGCCCTGGTCATCTTCGCTACGGGCCTTCCAGTCTACTACTTTGCCATCCACCGCCACGACAAGTCTCAGTCCCTGGTCAACGCCATCG ATAAAGTCACGTACGTGTGCCAGATGCTGTTCCTGGCATCGCCTGAGAAGACGGACTGA
- the LOC139752145 gene encoding Y+L amino acid transporter 2-like isoform X1 encodes MDKSTNSDDSSPPSRHLRPSSSSTSSFAAPTDGEDQGAQSVLDVADAENDRPAPAGNASSDVINQTSESQGNTSPETAGNDNPPVPPTRKKQNLSQRNKQGEEDETPKTECETQKEEKSDFESEKAADDKGSESGVRLKRELGLVDCIGVIVGIIIGSGIFVSPRAVLQYTGSVGMSLLVWVATGLMSMVGGLCYAELGMMIPQSGGNYTYLYEAFGPLPAFLYVWMLVMISIPSSRAIGSLTFAHYILQPFFPDCQEPPQAALTLVGILLIWLLTWINTKKVKWATTVQDVLAFTKVLALIMIIVVGLNHLVRGRSKNFDDPMAGTNWDPSLLATAFYHSIYAYDGWDNLNVVREELKDPCRNLPRAIAISITIVIVIYTLTNIAYFAVLSPDQMLASTAVAVTFGNLTLGFMAWIIPIFVACSTGGGLNGSIFTSSRLLFVSSRQGQLPSVLSLVHIENYTPVTALTFTATISMIMFVTSDVRLLINYISFAGNLVGLGCFGAFIWFRIKQPERHRPIKVWIGLPIIYCLISLFLTVFPVIHRPVEMLAALVIFATGLPVYYFAIHRHDKSQSLVNAIDKVTYVCQMLFLASPEKTD; translated from the exons ATggacaaatctacaaactctgaCGATTCCTCCCCACCTTCGAGGCATCTaaggccttcctcctcctccacctcttccttcgCAGCCCCTACAGATGGCGAAGACCAAGGGGCTCAGTCAGTACTGGACGTTGCCGATGCAGAAAACGATCGTCCCGCTCCAGCAGGAAATGCCAGTTCTGATGTCATCAACCAAACTTCAGAAAGCCAAGGAAACACCTCTCCTGAAACAGCAGGCAACGATAATCCGCCAGTGCCACCTACAAGAAAGAAGCAAAATCTTTCTCAACGTAACAAACAGGGAGAAGAAGATGAGACACCGAAGACAGAATGTGAGACtcaaaaggaagagaaaagtgaCTTTGAATCTGAAAAGGCGGCGGACGACAAAGGGAGCGAGTCCGGAGTGAGGCTGAAGAGGGAGCTTGGGCTGGTGGACTGTATAGGGGTCATCGTAGGCATTATCATCGGCTCTGGCATCTTCGTGTCACCCAGGGCCGTCCTGCAGTACACGGGCAGTGTGGGGATGTCCCTTTTGGTGTGGGTGGCCACAGGGTTGATGTCAATGGTGGGTGGTCTCTGCTACGCCGAGTTAG GTATGATGATTCCACAGAGCGGAGGAAACTACACCTACCTCTACGAAGCGTTCGGCCCCCTGCCTGCCTTCCTCTACGTCTGGATGCTTGTCATGATCAGTATCCCCAGCAGTAGAGCCATAGGCTCCCTCACTTTCGCCCACTACATCCTTCAGCCGTTCTTCCCCGATTGCCAGGAACCGCCACAGGCAGCCCTTACGCTTGTCGGAATCCTTCTTATAT GGCTCCTGACGTGGATCAACACGAAGAAGGTGAAGTGGGCCACGACGGTACAGGACGTGCTTGCCTTCACGAAGGTGCTGGCCCTCATCATGATCATTGTCGTAGGTTTGAACCATCTGGTACGGGGGCGCTCCAAGAACTTCGATGACCCAATGGCTGGCACCAACTGGGACCCAAGCCTCCTAGCCACAGCCTTCTACCACAGTATATACGCCTATgatggatg GGACAACTTGAACGTAGTCAGGGAAGAGCTGAAAGACCCTTGCAG GAACTTGCCGCGAGCCATTGCTatctccatcaccatcgtcatagTGATCTACACACTAACCAATATTGCTTACTTCGCCGTGCTCAGCCCGGACCAAATGCTTGCCTCTACTGCCGTTGCTGTG ACATTCGGCAACCTGACTCTGGGATTCATGGCGTGGATTATCCCGATCTTCGTGGCTTGTTCGACGGGCGGGGGTCTCAACGGATCCATATTCACGAGTTCGAGGCTGCTTTTCGTCAGTTCGCGGCAAGGCCAGCTGCCCAGTGTGCTCTCCCTCGTCCACATTGAAAACTACACTCCCGTCACTGCTCTCACTTTTACA GCCACCATCTCCATGATAATGTTCGTAACCTCAGACGTGCGACTGCTCATCAACTATATCTCCTTCGCCGGAAACCTCGTTGGGCTTGGGTGCTTCGGTGCCTTCATCTGGTTCCGCATCAAGCAGCCGGAGCGCCACAGGCCCATCAAG GTGTGGATAGGACTCCCGATAATCTATTGTCTCATCTCGCTGTTCCTGACGGTGTTTCCTGTTATACACCGGCCGGTGGAGATGTTGGCAGCCCTGGTCATCTTCGCTACGGGCCTTCCAGTCTACTACTTTGCCATCCACCGCCACGACAAGTCTCAGTCCCTGGTCAACGCCATCG ATAAAGTCACGTACGTGTGCCAGATGCTGTTCCTGGCATCGCCTGAGAAGACGGACTGA